The Electrophorus electricus isolate fEleEle1 chromosome 15, fEleEle1.pri, whole genome shotgun sequence genome segment CCATTATTCCTAGCACAAATGCAATAACTGAACCTGTATAGTGCACAAAATGCATCTGAATAAAGTAACCTAAGAATGAGATGCTGCCATCATTGAACCAATACTTTGTTATAATCTTTGGTATGGTGGTAGTGCTAAAtagtacatcacacacagaaagatttATGATGATATAATACATGGGTTTTTGAAGACTTTTTTCCCATGCAAATAATGTAAGAAATGTTCCATTCCCTACCAAGATGCACatataaacaatgaacatgacaGCAGATACAAGGCCGTAGTAGTTATGGTGAAGTCCAGGAAAACCTACAATTGTAAAATTCTTCAGAGTGGTGATGTTTCCTTCAGGCATGGTCAGGTGGAGGCACTGATTTGCTGAGAACTGatgcaaaatattaataataataataataataataacttaaaCAAGCAATAATGTTTGTGAGAAGAAGAACATAGACTTATTGAAGTTTGGACATTTTATAAAGGAGATCTTAGATATTGCAAAGATTGCAAGATATTGTTGGATATCGCAAATAGacagtaggtgtgtgtattttacaatttaaataaaaatattgtatgaggggaaaaaaaaaccattccaaataaacatttgacaggtgattttaaaatgtacacccATTCAATTATAATCTTTGTCAGTAAAGCATATAACTTGGAGCTCTACCTTGCTTGTATAGTTTTCAGAAACATGCTGCATATTAAAACTTTAAAGGAACAAAAGGTGCCATTTGTTGGGTAGTTTCAACTCATCTTTTAGGTGCAGTCTACCCTCTTCTGGAAGACACTGTCGGCAAAAGTGAAATCATCAGTTATACCTACTCTGGACCTCCCCTATTATCATGTGACACATTACTGTTTGTGAGAGTTTTCAAAGCTCAGCTTAGGGCTTTAATGTCATAATCACTCATACCCTGACCAGCTCAAGGACCGGATACAGGTTAGTAAGTGCTGCAGGCATCACCCTTCATTGAGCAGCCCAGTATATTAATCAGTGATTGTTTGGACAGGACAGGGTTATTCCTAGCACACAGTCTGGCAGGATATACAAGGATGTTTGTTCCTGCCAGATCAAAGTAAAATACCCAGGaaggtgtattttttttttttttttactgactaCCAAGATAACCAGAATAATACTGAGGAAACACTAATTATAAGTAGCAGAGGTAATGAGTCCTTATATTCCACAGGTGAGCATAATTAGAATCTATGGCATTCAGTCTGTATTCTGTGGAGGATGACCTCTGGTTGTGAGAGACAAAAGAGTCTCAGCTGTTGGCATACTTGACAGAGAAGAGGCAGTTGGAGGCCTGgtgcaagtaaaaaaaaaatctatctctgaatgtcagtaagacaaaagTGATGACTGTAGACATTAGCAGGACATTAGAAGTGCTTCACATCTCCCTGCACATAAGCAGTACTTACACACAGTCTCTCAAGATTCTTCAACATTTCCTTCTTAGTAAAAAAAGCTCAAAAGCATAATTAAGAGCATTCTGGCTTGTAGCATTACTGCTATGGCAACTGGTTCCTCTCAGACAAGAAACCACTGCATTGAATCATAAAGAATACTCCAGTGTTTGATTTGGTTGTCTTGCCATCAACATACTGAGCATCCAAATGCAAGTCCACTAGACTCATGAATACTTTCTTCCCACAGGCAGTAAGACTCCTGAACAGATCTGCCAAAAAGGCATTTGCAATTTTCAAACTCCTACCTCAGATCTACTCTTTTTCCACTCATAAATTTGCACCTAGTCCCTTTACATCTAAGATGGATCTTTGCTCATTTTAATCTGTACACATTGCCTGTGCCTCTGACAATGGTTAATCtgttaaatgattaaattataCCAACTATCAGcactcactgtataatacataaaaaatagcAATGCACCATCCCACTACCTATTGCCTTTTGAAGAACCCTTCTGAGATAGAGAAGTTGATCCAAGCCCAGGTTATTCATTAAGTTTATTTAGCAGACATTTACCAAGGAGACATCAACTAGTAGTGAATCTCACACTACCTGGTTGCCAACAATGAGAAAAGTTCTCATCTTTCATCTGGTGATATTAACCTACATTAATGTCACTATAATCACCAGTGTTAAACCAATTATAACAATACAATTATaactacacatacataaaattttattaaattgtatAACTACCAATGTGATTTGATTACCACACTCAACAAATCTTGCTGGTATGCCGGTATTACAACCCTGGCATCAGAGTACGAATTGTGGCAGAGGTCTTGTCAGGATTGCCTGGTGGAAGGTCTATCCATGAGTTGACTGTAGAGCATCACATTTGGTTTAAATATACTTAAATACATATGTTTCTTACACCATATTCTGATCAAAAATAGTGCCCTGTTATTCCACAGTGGATATACAGTAGACTGCAAATGGTGGACCTGTGATGATGGGCCACAAATGCTATTTACCCAGACCTTTGTTTGTATGAACCCATGGAGATAGCTGGCtataattacaattttaaaacctaaaacaaataGTTTTTCTGTTCTACcaattgttttgattttaattctGTGATAAGTCAATTGTTTTTGACGTTAAATAGTAATTCACCATTCAGAATTCAGTGTGAAATGTCTAAGTGAAGAAGAGTGTAAAGAGTGTATAAGtcaaagatgtttttttctgtggatGCTAAATGAAAGCATCCTAAACGTTCATATCACTGAAAAGCTTTCCTAATATTTCAGCACTACTTCTTGTGGTGATGTAAATGCAAAGtatacacagaacaaaaaatgcccaaacatgcatataaaaaCTTATCAATGCATCAAATACTGAATGAAAGATTACAGCAATCTTCATGAAATCAATCAAATATATTAATCTATAAAAATCCTAATTTTATGGAATGGCCCTGAAACTCCTTTGTCTTAGCTAACCTTCTCATATGTTTATCACTAAatgcttctcttttcttttattgttttagtaCCGCTTGTGCTAAATGTGTGTTCACTTTGTTTAAACTTAATACAGAAGTCAACACTAAACACCTGACCAGATGCTCTTCTCTGGCACCCAGCAGTGTCTTCCTGATGCATCTATTTGCTGCCTCCACTGGCTGAGCTATGCAGTGTGGCAGCAGACTCCCCACTGTCTACCCCAGGACTCTGGGTACCCCTCTACTGTCTACCCCAGCACTCTGGGTACCCCTCTACTGTCTACCCCAGCACTCTGGGTACCCCTCTACTGTCTACCCCAGGACTCTGGGTACCCCGCTACTGTCTACCCCAGAACTCAGACCCTTCAGCAGACATTTATGGTCTCCACAGCCCCATGTCCCAGAACTTGACTCACCTTGCCATCCCATTGTAGCATGGTGTCTTTGTACCTATTATACCTCTAAATCACATCTTCAGTCCATCTCAAACTGGACCAGAGTCAGCCTTAAAAACCAAGGTAAGGGAATCCCCTTCTCTACCTCTGAGGTAAATACCATCTGATGCATTGCTTAGGGCCACATGCCACAAGCAGCCCAGCCTGCCTGCTAGTTGCCATAGGTACATAATCCCAGCTCTTTACTCTCCCCCTTTATGGGTTGGTCTGTTCCCTGTTTACTCAACATATGCAACATTTCTATTATTTAAGCGCCTCATGTTTCTAAGACTGTTAAAGTTTGATCTGTTGTCCTTCATTGTCACAGATTGCTCTAAACGTGCATGCCCTTGGTATACTGCTTCTCCTGAGTACTACTATCTAGCACATGTTACAGCACTCGACTCCAACAACTCCAAGGCCTCACATCTGCTGTTGACACCTTGGGCCAAATTCATAATACATACTGCTAGATTTAACATGGTGTTAATGGCAAGTATGGCTGCAGTAATCCTACTATTGCAACTGCAATAGTAGGATTACACAGAAGAAGATGACTTGTTTGAGCAGAATCTCAGAATGCCACACAGTCAGAGACACTGTCATTAAATCAGTTTATAATGTTCTTTGTCCTTCCTATGAGTCACTTACTATAGTGGAACGTCAAAAACATGCCTTGTCTGACTAGCTGCACAGTAGAATGAATATATGACAAATTATGTatgcaaaagaaaatgcaaaaaggtGTTTTCTAGATGATTTAAAGGGTGAACTGGCAAAAATTAAAAGGATTTTTAGTCATCTTATTTATCCAAGTTCTTAAACAATCTTTTTCTGTACCCACTAAAGTTAGGTTCACCCTAAATAATTGAAAGAATGAACTTGGACCTCTGTATGTTCTAATTACAGACATTCACTCAACTGATCTATAGTGTGTCTACCTGTATAATAGTACATTAACAAATCATGGCATGGCCAAGTGTCACAGAACActccccccccacgagtcacgtggtatggcctgcggcgtgcagggggtttcaccattgtttgtagccacaccctccgtgatggcacacacctgtgcaggggttgtttgtctgtctatttaaacccccaccTGTATGTGCCTCttggttggtcattgttactgtttctgcttctgttattgtatatgtgtaggcATTGTTACTGTTAGATGTCATTGTTCCTGGCAACACTGTTCGTCGTTATGTGTCAGTGCCACAAGTGTCATCAATGTTTTGTCTTATTAAACGTCTCACTAAAtcaaggaagtctgtgtgtcctgttctgcgccctgtggcactcgggccgacgTTACACCAAGTCCCATGAATTCTGCAGTAAATGAACAACACAGTCTTATTTTACCATGGAATTGATTAGTCTGTCCATGATTGGcactaaataaaatgaaaaaaattaatataggCCATCAGTGGAATTCTGACCCCCTCCACTGAACACAACAACTGAAGCATTGAAAGAGTTCAGTTGTTCTGTCTGTGGGCTAACTGGCTGACAAggttacaaataataaaataattgataATTTTCTTCTTACAGTATAGGTGTTATCAAGAATCAATTGCATATAGTAGATATATGCACCTTTTGTTTAAcaaattgaaacaaaaatgaactggCTAAATTCTTGCTTAAGATTTTTTTCACTTCTTTGGTCCTTATACAGTAGATGAGTGGATTGATCATGGGTGGCAGCAGGCTGTATAACAGAATAACTAGTATTTGTATGTCAGGACTGAAGGTGATACCAATGTAAGgagataaataattaaaacacctGGGTAGAAAGAAGAGGGCAATTATGATCAGCTGAGAGCTGCAGGTGGACAGAGTCTTCAGCCGTCCATGAGGAGTTGAGATTCGAAGGATGGCCAAAATAATAGCGCtataggaaaacaaaataaaagccaaaggGCAAAGCAACACAACCATCGCAAAAACAAATGCTGGAAAACCATAGGGGGTTCTGTCAGTGCATGCAAGTTTTGTGATAGATACATGATCACAGTAACAATTGATAATTGTGTTAGCACTACAGTAAGGAAGAGGGTATGTCCTAATTACCATCATTAAGACACATGGCTCAGCCAACAGCCAGGCtattatacataaaataaagataGTGGAGTCTTTGACAATACTAGTATACCTGAGTGGATTGCAGACTGCTACATATCTATCAAATGCCATTATGCCTAGTACAAATGAGTTAACTGAACttaaataatgcacaaaatacatCTGAATAAAGCAGCCTAAAAACGAGATGCCTCCATCATTGAACCAATACCTAGCAATAATCTTTGGTAATGTGGTAGTGCTGAATAGTACATCACATACAACTAGATTTAAGATGATATAATACATTGGTTTTCTAAGACATTTTTCACtggaaaataatttaagaaatatTCCATTTCCTATCAAGATGCACATATAAACAAGGAACATAATGGCAGATACAATGCCGTAATAGTTGGTGTGAAGTCCAGGAAAACCTACAATTATAAAGTTCTTCACAGTGGTGATGTTTCCTTCAGACATGATGGTCAGATGACAGAAAGATTGACCttgtacacagaaaaaaacaagctcATGTTTATTCaaactatacatttttatgaagCAAACATTCTTTATGTATACtcaatatataatgtaattttcttaTACTTAATTTTGGAAACTACAAAGTAATTTGTAAAATTTGAATGCTGAAAAACCTCATGAAATCTTACCTCTTTAGTTTTGTTCACAATGTAAGCAAACATGTTACTGCTGACAACATTCAGCAAACCATTTCTACTCTATATCTTTTGGATAGCTTCAGCAGTTTTTTATAGAGGCTGTAGTCTGTTTCCTTCCTTCTGACACTAACAGCCAAACTAAAATCATCCCTTTATAATCACTGTGGACTTTCCCTATTGACATTACCATGTGATACATATTCATGTTTGTAAACTTTAAATAAGTATTTCATGATAATTAAAGAAGGCATAAAGAAACAACACAGCCATGTAGAAAAGATGGGAATTTCCATAATTCCTAATAATGGGATATTACACATGGGAAACTTAGTGAGTGGTTTTAGGTGTGTTCCTTCTCCcaaactttattttttcttcaaagAATTATCTATGGTAAGTAGCTGTTAATCAGGGAACTGAACATTAAAATGGATGAGAAACTCATTGGGCTCACTGGCTAAAGTCTGTGGTGACTCTTCTGTTACTCTTGCCAGCACAGCTGTGTCCAGATCTAGACCCCTGGCTCCAGACCGGGTCCAGGTTGCCAGATCTCATGGTCTGGAGGTGTTGTAAAGGAGCGTGCCTACACAATGGTGAATCAAGACCACTTGAAATGGGTGGGAGGGAGCAGGCTGGGGCCAGTGGCTATGTAAGAGGGGCCATGTGCTTGCAAGAGTGAGGAAACTCAGTCCCCATTTAGGAGGGCTGTGGAGGGGGTGGGCAAGGTTGTTGTCAAGGATGTTgccccccccaccgcccccaCCCCGAACTACCATTTTGCTTAATTGACATCCCCAATGAGAAGCCTGAGAAGTAATGCCGTCTAAGGTGATTTATGACATGTACTGTTAATTGGAGGAGGAAGGTTAGCTAGGCCTTTATGTAATACTCGCTGTCTTAGGCCATGTGAGGAATGTCTTAACATGGATAATTGTATTATTTGAAAATCTTTGCATGGTGCCTGGTCAACATTATTCAATGGCCACTATACTGTGATTAGGCCCAATGAAATCAtgagtttatttttttccccatttagtTATGTATGTGCAAATCATTATGAACCTCTTGTCCCTCTTGCATTCAGTGCAGTCAATGGGCAATATTAGCATGGACAAATTCCCAGTCTCTTTCACCAGTGTGATTATCACCCCATTGGGATTGTGAGTGATTTTCTTCATTATTCCCCTTAGGTCAACTctgatattaataaaaaaatattctaatCCCCAGTGCTCTGAATTAGGAATGTGTTTTCACTAAATAGCATACCCTTGTCACACATGCTATTAGGCTGGGAAAAACAGTggaattttaattatatactgTTGCGATGGAATTCCAAATTCATAATTATCACTACAATGAGAGAAAAAAGTTTCAGTCTGAACTTTCAGTACAGCAAATTGGCAGTTCTCTGAATCCCTCTGGAAATATGATTTGCTTTGTGACTTTATGCCTCTCTGCTTGGTGTGAGACAGGGGACCAAACTAGAAATTTTAGCATGTAGGTTTCACTCTGTCAGTATCACAAACAGGTCCTAATTAGTCTGGTTCCCTGGAGTCCTCATTAGTACATGTTTATCTGTCATTATGATTCAATGCCTTTGAAACTACCTGGTACACAAAGAGACCTCTATACCTTCTCTTAGGAGAGAGCATAACATAACAAAACTCTCAcaacacccacagacacacaaacacaagcataaacgcatgcaagcgcacacacacacacacacacacacacacacacacacacacacacacacacacacacacacacacacacacacacacagagtaattcTGAAACAAATGTAAGATGAAACTTTTGTATTATAATAAGGTGTATTTGAAACGTGATCCTTCAAAATCAACTGACAGATTATTGATCAGGATTAATAAAAAGGctaacaatgacaacaacaacaacaaaacccctagaaaacaagcaaacaaactgaaaactaGGTGTAGCTGCGGATTGTTTGTCTGGATTTTATAAGAGATGACACAAATAATAAAccataaaaaattataaactATTTTAGCTATCTCAGCAATCCTGCAACATTTAGAATAAAAAGACCAAGCTAATGTAAAACCTGAGGAACTGCTATGGTTAGTATTTGATTTGGTACGCTAAGGCCTACAACCACGCTGATCCCACCACTCTCCTGACCTTGATTGACTCAGAGTTAGTGAAGCATGCATCAATTAAAGAGGTTAATTCTGAACAATAATGTGTTTGCACATGTTGCACATTTCAGTCTCATCACTGCTCCCAAAGTGACCATTTATTCCACAGTTTGTGTACCAGCTCTAGACTCAATACTGACATGAGTCAGAAAAGGCTTTCATAACAATTACTATAGGAGATCAAAACCTGTTTACAAAAActatttgaaatgaaaccaaccacacactgaataaatattttcatgaggACTAGTGCTGGGTTATTTCTCTAACACCAGGATAGTCTTTTTGCAGACTTACTGCTCTAACATGTTGTAGCTGTCATTGAAGGAAACCCTATGCAACTCTAAACAGTGTGAAAATTGCTAATAAAGGTACTACACTGAAAGTGCAGTTCAAATATTTCCACTACTCCTGGACTATTTTCTGTGACCCCAGAACAAGAATGACACATCATTAAGCATCCATTCCTCTGCTGCCTATTGGATGGAGGTGGCTGGCATAAGATGAGTAGAAGAATGTGAATGTAACTCTTCTCCCTTGATTCCTCATGTTTTCTTCTCCTGGTGTTGTGAAGTTTTATCAGGGTcaagcttttttcttttttgttgttgttaaaacaTACACAAGTGATAAACCAATGAGCACATTCATAGATACATACTGCTCCCTATATAAACCCAACAGTTGTACTTTTTGGCAGATTTTGAGACCTGGGACTTTGGGGATGTGACAAACCAGAGCAAATTTGcaaatttgttttaaagaaatgcaTACATTTCTTTTATTGCTTTCAATATTGGATGAATTGAAAGACATGGGcactttttagatttttttgtgcaTTACACTGCACTGGATCACATTATAGAGAGTAGAGAAGGGTAATTACATAGAAGTTGTAATTGTTATAGGGAAAAGAAACACAAtgtcatttcaaaatatttctacAGGAAGCATTACTGAATTTGTAATTGGAGGATTTGACACCGTGCAAAGACCTTTAGCTGTTGGTGTTGTGCTGCTGATAATGTACATTCTTGTTATGACTGCAAACTTTGCaaacatatatttcattatattagATAAACGTCTGCACCAGCCAATGTACCTTTTTATCTGCAATTTAGCATTTGTAGATATGCTTTACTGTACAAGTTCATGTCCAACTATGATAGGTGTTCTTGTAGTTGGCTGTAAAACCATATCCTATGTGCCTTGCATTTTTCAgatgtttgttttccatttgtgtgGCATCATGGAGACGTTTGCTATTGCTGTTATGGCTTTTGATCGTTTTATTGCAATAGGAAGCCCTTTACGATATAGGTCTATACTAACCAATTTTCGTTGTGTTTTAATCACTGTTTTACTGTGGATGGTGGCTTGTGCTGTTTTGAGTATAATTCCTGTCACTATTCTTCCTTTACCATTATGTCAGTCAACTCTGAAATATGTCTTTTGTGACTATCCGGCTATTGTTAGGGCAAGTTGTGTGGATCCTAATCCATATTTCAACACAATATCTGTCATATCCTTCTTTATCATTTTTGTAACCTTTGGGTTCATCTGCTTTTCCTATCTAAAGATAGTTATTGTTGTTGTAAAAATGTCCTCAATGAGTGACAAGAAAAAAGTGTTCAATACTTGCTTTAGTCATTTGATAGTTATAGTCTGCTACTATGCTCCTAGATTTATACTTATTGTCTTGACCAGAATTGGTGTAGTTTTATCACTGGAAGAACGGCATGGGTTGGTGGTTGGGGCCATTCTTGGACCTTCTTTAGTAAATCCTTTTATATATTGTCTTAGGACCAAGGAGATCAGAAACAAAGTGTTGAGAATTCTTTCAAAAGTTGAACCAGCATTTTGAAGAAAGCAAACATATAAGATGTAGATTAAAGTGGTTTGTTTCTTCCTATATGTTTTAAGCTTATCAGCAAAACTTGGCTTCAAGCTTTGAGCAGCGAGGATCCTTGTTTGATACAATTAATTTGTTATAATtggaataaaatacatttactaaCATAATTCATCAAACTAGTCAAACTTGCTTTCTCCAGGTGAAACAATTAATTTTATAGGACTGTGGGGCACAGGTTATTTGCATGGAAGTGTTATAAGGGTGTAAGAGGTGACTTTAAAATCAGTATGTTGATGTCTGTTTATATAGGAAAATTCATTGATGAAAATAATGATTACAATTATTGACAAGATTTCTGATCATGTCATCTGATTACAACATAAAACAATTATACAGGGACAgaat includes the following:
- the LOC113568981 gene encoding olfactory receptor 2AT4-like; translation: MSEGNITTVKNFIIVGFPGLHTNYYGIVSAIMFLVYMCILIGNGIFLKLFSSEKCLRKPMYYIILNLVVCDVLFSTTTLPKIIARYWFNDGGISFLGCFIQMYFVHYLSSVNSFVLGIMAFDRYVAVCNPLRYTSIVKDSTIFILCIIAWLLAEPCVLMMVIRTYPLPYCSANTIINCYCDHVSITKLACTDRTPYGFPAFVFAMVVLLCPLAFILFSYSAIILAILRISTPHGRLKTLSTCSSQLIIIALFFLPRCFNYLSPYIGITFSPDIQILVILLYSLLPPMINPLIYCIRTKEVKKILSKNLASSFLFQFVKQKVHISTICN
- the LOC113568875 gene encoding olfactory receptor 6N2-like, with amino-acid sequence MSFQNISTGSITEFVIGGFDTVQRPLAVGVVLLIMYILVMTANFANIYFIILDKRLHQPMYLFICNLAFVDMLYCTSSCPTMIGVLVVGCKTISYVPCIFQMFVFHLCGIMETFAIAVMAFDRFIAIGSPLRYRSILTNFRCVLITVLLWMVACAVLSIIPVTILPLPLCQSTLKYVFCDYPAIVRASCVDPNPYFNTISVISFFIIFVTFGFICFSYLKIVIVVVKMSSMSDKKKVFNTCFSHLIVIVCYYAPRFILIVLTRIGVVLSLEERHGLVVGAILGPSLVNPFIYCLRTKEIRNKVLRILSKVEPAF